From the genome of Ornithobacterium rhinotracheale, one region includes:
- a CDS encoding GAD-like domain-containing protein has protein sequence MNEFINRNINTYIKTADVPENIINKYRGVLPVELIDIWKKMGFGIYENGFLQIVNPDEYEFIFEYVDKLLEPTIVWGITALGDLLVWEGNENWTIAPDEGNRFFLINVRNCKRGVIGDIDGTLNTFIGREFCIKDKDMFDAKIYLDNKDKLPKLNYGECYGYVPALALGGSKSIRNLKVVDAKAYIHLIGQAVGKIIDYGE, from the coding sequence ATGAATGAGTTTATTAATCGAAATATTAATACTTATATTAAAACAGCAGATGTGCCAGAAAATATTATCAATAAATACAGAGGAGTCCTACCTGTAGAGTTAATTGATATTTGGAAAAAAATGGGATTTGGAATTTATGAAAATGGTTTTTTACAAATAGTTAATCCTGATGAGTATGAGTTTATTTTTGAGTATGTAGATAAATTATTAGAGCCTACAATTGTTTGGGGTATTACTGCCTTAGGCGATTTATTAGTTTGGGAAGGAAATGAAAATTGGACTATTGCACCAGATGAGGGTAATCGATTTTTTCTCATAAATGTAAGAAATTGTAAGCGTGGAGTTATTGGAGATATAGATGGCACTCTTAATACATTTATTGGACGAGAATTTTGTATTAAGGATAAGGATATGTTCGATGCCAAAATCTATTTAGATAATAAAGACAAACTCCCCAAACTCAACTACGGCGAATGTTATGGCTATGTCCCTGCTTTAGCATTAGGCGGTAGCAAATCCATTAGAAATCTCAAAGTGGTTGATGCTAAAGCCTATATTCATTTAATCGGACAAGCCGTTGGGAAAATTATTGATTATGGTGAGTAA
- a CDS encoding IS982 family transposase, producing MINYHKITDIFCIVDDFCNDFEKFTQPFTLGKPPKKKPKMSNAEVITIMILFHLSGFRTFKHFYIYYVQKHMQQEFPQTVSYNRFTELMQSNIMALTMFAKTCALGSCTGISFVDSTPIRVCGNKRIKRNKVFKDLATTGKSTMGWFHGFKLHLVINDKGEILSFCVTQANVDDREPLKNEGFLKQIFGKLFGDKGYISEKLNQLLFVDGIQLITNIRNNMKNSLMTMSDKILLRKRSIIETVNDELKNICQIEHSRHRSIGNFMTNLVAGIIAYHFLPKKPSLKYETLKTNQLAMFY from the coding sequence ATGATTAATTACCACAAAATTACGGATATTTTTTGTATTGTTGATGACTTTTGTAATGATTTTGAAAAATTCACTCAGCCTTTTACTCTCGGAAAGCCTCCCAAAAAGAAACCCAAAATGAGTAACGCTGAAGTAATCACCATAATGATTCTTTTTCATCTAAGTGGCTTTAGAACTTTTAAGCATTTTTACATTTACTATGTTCAAAAGCATATGCAACAGGAATTTCCTCAAACGGTCTCTTATAACCGATTCACAGAACTTATGCAATCCAATATCATGGCTCTTACCATGTTTGCAAAAACCTGTGCTTTAGGAAGTTGTACAGGGATTTCTTTTGTGGATAGTACGCCAATAAGAGTATGTGGAAACAAAAGAATTAAACGCAACAAAGTATTCAAAGACCTAGCTACAACGGGGAAATCTACTATGGGTTGGTTTCATGGATTTAAACTCCATTTGGTCATTAATGATAAAGGCGAGATATTGAGTTTTTGCGTAACGCAGGCGAATGTAGACGATAGAGAACCACTGAAAAATGAAGGCTTTTTGAAGCAAATTTTTGGTAAACTGTTTGGGGACAAAGGTTACATCTCCGAAAAGTTGAATCAATTACTCTTTGTGGATGGTATTCAACTGATTACCAACATCCGAAACAACATGAAAAACTCTCTTATGACTATGTCTGACAAAATTTTGCTTAGAAAACGCTCCATCATAGAGACGGTGAATGACGAGCTAAAAAACATTTGCCAAATTGAGCACTCCAGGCATCGTTCAATAGGAAATTTTATGACCAACTTAGTGGCAGGGATTATTGCCTATCACTTTCTTCCTAAAAAACCATCATTAAAATATGAAACTCTGAAAACTAATCAATTAGCTATGTTTTATTAA